Proteins from a genomic interval of Phyllopteryx taeniolatus isolate TA_2022b chromosome 3, UOR_Ptae_1.2, whole genome shotgun sequence:
- the trmt2a gene encoding tRNA (uracil-5-)-methyltransferase homolog A isoform X1 encodes MFKSSAKSRVMEECCRSPVTEAAPQKEGDAADPLTDSTDHVSTAGEGEVASDTSIYGYIKQDLFTSEIFKVEIRNLPKFIGFNDLKKFLAKHGLNPHKIKLFGKHTFAFVTFKNEEERDKAMRMVHGMQWKGQVLSVKLAKPKADPIQRKRKQQEEGEGVGGQPPSKRAEGNEEEEEEPLSVQIANVVTPLWNVPYDEQLKRKEQDVVAVLQRLAKEIASTNKAMLPWLFDVKGKQNRMCCPLEAICPSPTQTQYRNKCEFLISVGADGEDKTIGFRLGKYKGGSCAVVGPAEVCHVSAEAKKVVHEFQKFIRSTPYTVYSPETYEGHWKQLTVRTTRTKQAMAIVFFNPQKLEETQLDALKASMKKYLAEGEGKDSGITSLYFVREGQRKSPNVEDLPCELVAGDCCIHEELLGLKFRISPHSFFQVNTAGAEVLYSTVGEWAQLDQDSIVLDVCCGTGTIGISLAKRVKKVIGIELCQEAVEDAKVNAKLNGLSNVEFHCGKAEDLFPNILSALVSPKVTAIVDPPRAGLHSKVILAIRRAEHLKRLIYVACNAKAAMKNFIDLCRAPSNRVHGAPFQPVRAMAVDLFPQTAHFEMVMLFERVDYNSQ; translated from the exons ATGTTTAAAAGTAGCGCAAAAAG CAGAGTCATGGAAGAGTGTTGTAGAAGTCCTGTGACTGAAGCAGCCCCCCAAAAGGAGGGGGACGCTGCTGACCCCCTCACTGACTCCACAGATCATGTCAGCACTGCAGGAGAAGGTGAAGTGGCCTCGGACACCAGCATTTATGGTTACATCAAGCAAGACCTTTTTACGTCTGAGATCTTCAAAGTGGAGATCCGGAATCTGCCAAAGTTCATTGGCTTCAATGACCTGAAGAAGTTCCTGGCCAAGCATGGCCTCAATCCGCACAAAATCAAGCTTTTTGGGAAGCACACGTTTGCTTTTGTCACCTTTAAGAATGAGGAGGAGCGCGACAAGGCCATGAGGATGGTGCACGGCATGCAGTGGAAGGGCCAGGTGTTAAGTGTCAAACTGGCCAAGCCGAAAGCCGATCCCATCCAGAGGAAGAGGAAGCAGCAGGAGGAGGGAGAAGGTGTGGGAGGGCAACCACCTTCCAAGCGTGCAGAAGggaacgaggaggaggaggaggagccgcTGAGTGTCCAGATTGCCAACGTGGTGACTCCCCTGTGGAATGTTCCCTACGATGAGCAGCTGAAGAGGAAGGAGCAAGATGTGGTTGCGGTTCTGCAGAGGCTGGCCAA AGAGATTGCAAGCACCAACAAAGCCATGCTGCCCTGGCTCTTTGATGTAAAAggcaaacaaaacagaatgtgTTGTCCCCTGGAAGCTATTTGTCCATCCCCTACACAG ACGCAGTACAGAAACAAGTGCGAGTTCCTCATCTCAGTGGGCGCGGATGGGGAGGATAAGACCATTGGCTTCCGCCTTGGGAAATATAAAGGAGGCTCCTGTGCTGTGGTGGGGCCGGCGGAAGTGTGCCATGTCTCAGCCGAGGCCAAGAAAGTTGTCCACGAGTTTCAAAAATTCATCAG GTCAACACCTTACACTGTGTACAGTCCTGAAACGTATGAAGGACACTGGAAGCAGTTGACTGTTCGGACCACCAGGACCAAACAAGCAATGGCAATAGTGTTCTTTAACCCGCAG AAACTTGAAGAAACACAACTTGATGCATTAAAGGCCTCCATGAAGAAGTACTTAGCAGAAGGAGAGGGCAAAGACAGCGGCATCACCTCTCTTTACTTTGTCAGAGAGGGCCAACG GAAATCTCCTAATGTTGAAGACTTGCCCTGTGAGCTGGTAGCAGGAGATTGCTGCATCCACGAGGAGCTTCTTGGTTTAAAATTCAGAATTTCTCCCCATTCTTTCTTCCAG GTAAATACTGCAGGAGCAGAGGTTCTGTACTCTACAGTTGGGGAATGGGCCCAACTTGATCAGGACAGCATAGTTCTGGATGTGTGCTGTGGGACAGGAACTATTGGCATTTCTTTGGCTAAG AGGGTCAAGAAAGTAATTGGGATTGAACTTTGCCAGGAGGCAGTGGAGGATGCCAAAGTTAATGCAAAACTAAACG GGCTCAGCAATGTCGAGTTTCACTGCGGGAAAGCTGAAGATTTGTTCCCCAATATTCTTAGTGCTCTTGTGTCACCCAAAGTCACAGCCATTGTGGATCCACCGAGGGCGGGCTTAC ATTCCAAGGTGATACTAGCCATCAGGAGAGCAGAGCATCTGAAAAGGCTGATTTATGTGGCGTGCAATGCCAAGGCAGCCATGAAAAACTTCAttga cCTGTGCAGGGCACCGTCCAACAGAGTTCATGGAGCGCCATTCCAGCCTGTGCGAGCCATGGCTGTGGATTTGTTTCCTCAGACAGCACACTTTGAGATGGTTATGCTCTTTGAGAGAGTGGACTACAACTCCCAGTAG
- the dgcr8 gene encoding microprocessor complex subunit DGCR8: MEIDDILPPLPLEPPNDFGQDEGRAPPPPPLQTSSDAEVMDVSSGGDGYICTLEDGEAKPQQPLSTGTIVFCSQPSNEASHTNPLCPRTARHAPPVTKFLPDLKLLRDVKVRVSFTESSCSKDRKVLYTGEGQERGSDDCLDNVNGELAFSSSDQWAAEDSSRTAHGAGSVEEAEVDLENKVEYAVLDELDDIYENFVDNEDEESGGFKSEVIVQQEQADDESMAYEEEFDNDVDALLEEGMPVPKKMRPAEDKYDGDSDHRSDGEGGVQPMMTKIKTVLKSRGRPPTEPLPDGWIMTFHNSGIPVYLHRETRVVTWSRPYFLGTGSIRKHDPPTSSIPCLHYKKMKEHDEKELNGNVDPQAEESPVKPRVEANGDDHVANSENTAEVHDNVPASSPANGDLEGEGITNHSQPGKEAQACDIAQGALGQVRAKVEVCKDESIELEDFRLYLEKCFDFEQVTVKKFRTWAERRQFNRDMKRKQAESERPILPANQKLITLSVQDAPTKKEFVINPNGKSEVCILHEYMQRVLKVRPVYNFFECENPSEPFGASVIIDGVTYGTGTASSKKLAKNKAARATLEILIPDFVKQTSEEKPVEADELEYFNHISIEDSRVYELTNKAGLLSPYQILHECLKRNHGMGDTSIKFEVIPGKNQKSEYVMTCGKHTVRGWCKNKRVGKQLASQKILQMLHPHVKNWGSLLRMYGRESNKMVKKESSDKSVIELQQFAKKNKPNLHILNKLQEEMRKLAAQRAETRKKPKMTIMESAQPGSEPLCTVDV, encoded by the exons atggaaatagaTGACATTCTTCCACCTCTCCCTTTGGAGCCACCTAATGATTTTGGCCAAGATGAGGGCAGAGCACCTCCACCACCTCCCCTGCAAACGTCCAGTGACGCAGAGGTAATGGACGTTAGCTCTGGTGGTGATGGATACATATGCACCCTAGAGGATGGGGAAGCCAAACCACAGCAGCCCCTCAGCACTGGCACAATTGTTTTCTGTAGCCAGCCCTCAAATGAGGCCAGTCACACCAACCCACTGTGCCCCAGAACAGCTCGTCACGCTCCCCCTGTAACCAAGTTCCTACCAGATCTCAAGCTGCTCAGGGATGTTAAGGTTCGTGTTAGCTTCACTGAAAGCAGCTGTAGCAAAGACAGGAAGGTTTTGTATACAGGTGAAGGGCAAGAGAGAGGCAGCGATGATTGTTTAGACAATGTGAATGGTGAGTTGGCTTTCTCCTCAAGTGATCAGTGGGCAGCCGAAGATAGTTCAAGAACAGCACATGGAGCAGGTAGTGTTGAGGAGGCTGAGGTAGACCTTGAGAACAAAGTAGAGTATGCCGTCCTGGATGAGTTGGATGACATCTATGAAAATTTCGTGGATAATGAAGATGAAGAAAGTGGCGGTTTTAAGTCCGAGGTCATAGTTCAGCAGGAGCAAGCAGACGATGAGTCCATGGCTTATGAG GAGGAATTTGACAATGACGTTGACGCTCTGCTAGAGGAGGGCATGCCGGTCCCAAAAAAGATGCGTCCAGCAGAGGACAAATATGATGGTGACAGCGATCATCGGTCAGATGGAGAAGGAGGTGTTCAACCCATGATGACCAAAATTAAAACTGTCTTGAAAA GTCGGGGACGTCCACCCACTGAGCCACTTCCTGATGGATGGATCATGACATTCCACAACTCGGGCATTCCAGTCTATCTGCACAGAGAAACTAGAGTAGTAACTTGGTCCAGACCCTACTTCCTTGGAACTGGCAGCATACGG AAACACGATCCTCCAACCAGCAGCATTCCCTGCTTACACTATAAGAAGATGAAGGAACATGATGAGAAGGAACTGAATGGCAATGTGGATCCTCAAGCAGAGGAGTCCCCTGTTAAGCCCAGAGTGGAGGCAAATGGTGACGACCATGTAGCGAACTCCGAGAACACAGCTGAGGTGCACGATAATGTGCCCGCCTCCAGTCCTGCTAACGGTGACCTAGAGGGTGAGGGCATTACCAACCACAGTCAGCCTGGTAAAGAGGCCCAAGCATGCGACATTGCTCAAGGAGCCCTAGGACAAGTCAGGGCCAAAGTGGAGGTGTGCAAGGATGAGTCCATTG AACTTGAAGACTTTCGCCTATACCTGGAAAAGTGCTTTGATTTTGAACAAGTGACGGTGAAGAAATTCCGCACGTGGGCGGAGCGACGGCAGTTTAACAGAGACATGAAGAGGAAACAGGCTGAATCAGAGAGGCCAATCCTGCCTGCAAACCAGAAACTCATTACACTGTCAGTCCAAGATGCCCCGACTAAGAAAG AATTTGTCATCAATCCCAATGGGAAGTCTGAAGTTTGCATCTTGCATGAATATATGCAGCGTGTCCTAAAGGTTCGGCCTGTTTACAACTTCTTCGAATGTG AGAACCCAAGTGAACCCTTTGGCGCGTCTGTCATCATAGACGGCGTCACCTACGGCACAGGGACAGCAAGTAGTAAAAAACTTGCCAAGAATAAAGCTG CAAGAGCCACACTGGAAATCCTGATCCCTGACTTTGTGAAGCAGACCTCTGAGGAAAAGCCTGTTGAGGCAGATGAACTTGAG TATTTTAATCATATCAGTATAGAAGATTCGAGAGTGTATGAGCTGACCAACAAAGCGGGGCTTCTTTCACCGTATCAGATACTTCATGAGTGCCTTAAAAG AAATCATGGGATGGGAGACACTAGCATAAAATTTGAGGTGATACCAGGGAAGAATCAGAAGAGTGAATATGTGATGACTTGTGGGAAGCATACTGTGCGTGGTTGGT GCAAAAACAAGAGGGTTGGCAAACAGTTAGCATCTCAGAAGATCTTGCAGATGCTTCATCCTCATGTGAAGAACTGGGGCTCACTGCTGCGAATGTATGGCCGAGAGAGTAATAAAATGGTCAAGAAG GAGAGCTCAGACAAGAGTGTGATCGAGCTGCAGCAGTTTGCTAAAAAGAACAAACCAAACCTTCATATTTTGAACAAATTGCAAGAAGAGATGAGGAAACTGGCCGCACAAAGG GCGGAAACGAGGAAGAAACCCAAGATGACCATCATGGAATCTGCCCAGCCAGGAAGTGAGCCTCTCTGCACTGTTGATGTTTGA
- the ranbp1 gene encoding ran-specific GTPase-activating protein has protein sequence MADPKDQEEHETTPETAEDSNHDPQFEPIVSLPEQEVKTLEEDEEELFKMRAKLYRFASEIDPPEWKERGTGDVKLLRHKDKGTIRLLMRRDRTLKLCANHQIVPMMELKPNAGSDRAWVWSTLADYADEEPKPELLAIRFLNAENAQKFKVKFDECKDVVRNKLEGSDNTGSAIKVAEKLEELSVKDKREGEKETEKREDVKAEEKN, from the exons ATGGCTGACCCGAAG GACCAGGAAGAGCACGAAACCACTCCGGAAACTGCAGAAGACTCCAATCATGACCCTCAGTTTGAGCCAATCGTGAGCCTTCCTGAGCAAGAAGTGAAAACTTtagaagaagatgaagaggaacttttcaaaat GCGAGCTAAACTCTACCGGTTTGCCTCTGAAATTGACCCGCCCGAGTGGAAGGAGAGAGGTACTGGTGATGTCAAGCTGCTCAGGCACAAAGACAAGGGCACAATCCGCCTCCTGATGAGGAGAGATCGTACTTTGAAGCTTTGTGCCAATCATCAAA TTGTACCGATGATGGAGTTGAAGCCCAACGCTGGCAGCGACAGAGCCTGGGTGTGGAGCACACTAGCAGATTATGCCGATGAAGAACCCAAACCCGAACTTCTGGCCATACGCTTTTTAAATGCAGAAA ACGCTCAGAAgttcaaagtgaagtttgaTGAATGCAAAGATGTGGTCAGAAACAAACTAGAAGGATCAG ACAACACTGGTAGTGCAATCAAAGTGGCAGAGAAACTGGAGGAGCTCTCGGTAAAAGACAAGAGAGAAGGTGAAAAGGAGACGGAGAAGAGAGAGGATGTGAAGGCCGAGGAAAAGAATTGA
- the trmt2a gene encoding tRNA (uracil-5-)-methyltransferase homolog A isoform X2, which yields MFKSSAKRVMEECCRSPVTEAAPQKEGDAADPLTDSTDHVSTAGEGEVASDTSIYGYIKQDLFTSEIFKVEIRNLPKFIGFNDLKKFLAKHGLNPHKIKLFGKHTFAFVTFKNEEERDKAMRMVHGMQWKGQVLSVKLAKPKADPIQRKRKQQEEGEGVGGQPPSKRAEGNEEEEEEPLSVQIANVVTPLWNVPYDEQLKRKEQDVVAVLQRLAKEIASTNKAMLPWLFDVKGKQNRMCCPLEAICPSPTQTQYRNKCEFLISVGADGEDKTIGFRLGKYKGGSCAVVGPAEVCHVSAEAKKVVHEFQKFIRSTPYTVYSPETYEGHWKQLTVRTTRTKQAMAIVFFNPQKLEETQLDALKASMKKYLAEGEGKDSGITSLYFVREGQRKSPNVEDLPCELVAGDCCIHEELLGLKFRISPHSFFQVNTAGAEVLYSTVGEWAQLDQDSIVLDVCCGTGTIGISLAKRVKKVIGIELCQEAVEDAKVNAKLNGLSNVEFHCGKAEDLFPNILSALVSPKVTAIVDPPRAGLHSKVILAIRRAEHLKRLIYVACNAKAAMKNFIDLCRAPSNRVHGAPFQPVRAMAVDLFPQTAHFEMVMLFERVDYNSQ from the exons ATGTTTAAAAGTAGCGCAAAAAG AGTCATGGAAGAGTGTTGTAGAAGTCCTGTGACTGAAGCAGCCCCCCAAAAGGAGGGGGACGCTGCTGACCCCCTCACTGACTCCACAGATCATGTCAGCACTGCAGGAGAAGGTGAAGTGGCCTCGGACACCAGCATTTATGGTTACATCAAGCAAGACCTTTTTACGTCTGAGATCTTCAAAGTGGAGATCCGGAATCTGCCAAAGTTCATTGGCTTCAATGACCTGAAGAAGTTCCTGGCCAAGCATGGCCTCAATCCGCACAAAATCAAGCTTTTTGGGAAGCACACGTTTGCTTTTGTCACCTTTAAGAATGAGGAGGAGCGCGACAAGGCCATGAGGATGGTGCACGGCATGCAGTGGAAGGGCCAGGTGTTAAGTGTCAAACTGGCCAAGCCGAAAGCCGATCCCATCCAGAGGAAGAGGAAGCAGCAGGAGGAGGGAGAAGGTGTGGGAGGGCAACCACCTTCCAAGCGTGCAGAAGggaacgaggaggaggaggaggagccgcTGAGTGTCCAGATTGCCAACGTGGTGACTCCCCTGTGGAATGTTCCCTACGATGAGCAGCTGAAGAGGAAGGAGCAAGATGTGGTTGCGGTTCTGCAGAGGCTGGCCAA AGAGATTGCAAGCACCAACAAAGCCATGCTGCCCTGGCTCTTTGATGTAAAAggcaaacaaaacagaatgtgTTGTCCCCTGGAAGCTATTTGTCCATCCCCTACACAG ACGCAGTACAGAAACAAGTGCGAGTTCCTCATCTCAGTGGGCGCGGATGGGGAGGATAAGACCATTGGCTTCCGCCTTGGGAAATATAAAGGAGGCTCCTGTGCTGTGGTGGGGCCGGCGGAAGTGTGCCATGTCTCAGCCGAGGCCAAGAAAGTTGTCCACGAGTTTCAAAAATTCATCAG GTCAACACCTTACACTGTGTACAGTCCTGAAACGTATGAAGGACACTGGAAGCAGTTGACTGTTCGGACCACCAGGACCAAACAAGCAATGGCAATAGTGTTCTTTAACCCGCAG AAACTTGAAGAAACACAACTTGATGCATTAAAGGCCTCCATGAAGAAGTACTTAGCAGAAGGAGAGGGCAAAGACAGCGGCATCACCTCTCTTTACTTTGTCAGAGAGGGCCAACG GAAATCTCCTAATGTTGAAGACTTGCCCTGTGAGCTGGTAGCAGGAGATTGCTGCATCCACGAGGAGCTTCTTGGTTTAAAATTCAGAATTTCTCCCCATTCTTTCTTCCAG GTAAATACTGCAGGAGCAGAGGTTCTGTACTCTACAGTTGGGGAATGGGCCCAACTTGATCAGGACAGCATAGTTCTGGATGTGTGCTGTGGGACAGGAACTATTGGCATTTCTTTGGCTAAG AGGGTCAAGAAAGTAATTGGGATTGAACTTTGCCAGGAGGCAGTGGAGGATGCCAAAGTTAATGCAAAACTAAACG GGCTCAGCAATGTCGAGTTTCACTGCGGGAAAGCTGAAGATTTGTTCCCCAATATTCTTAGTGCTCTTGTGTCACCCAAAGTCACAGCCATTGTGGATCCACCGAGGGCGGGCTTAC ATTCCAAGGTGATACTAGCCATCAGGAGAGCAGAGCATCTGAAAAGGCTGATTTATGTGGCGTGCAATGCCAAGGCAGCCATGAAAAACTTCAttga cCTGTGCAGGGCACCGTCCAACAGAGTTCATGGAGCGCCATTCCAGCCTGTGCGAGCCATGGCTGTGGATTTGTTTCCTCAGACAGCACACTTTGAGATGGTTATGCTCTTTGAGAGAGTGGACTACAACTCCCAGTAG